In Priestia filamentosa, the DNA window TTCCTGATTGAAATCCTTGTTCCTTATCTTCAATTTGATTCTTAGCTGTCAAAAGAATAACAGGGATATCAGATTGCTTTCGAAGTTCTTTAGTTAATGTATAGCCATCCATAAAAGGCATCATGACATCAATAACAGCTAAATGACACGTTTCCTTATTAAAAATTTTCAAGGCTTCCAATCCATCTTTTGCTTCGAAGACGTGGTAACCTAGTTTAGATAAGTGGATACTTACAAGTTTCAAAATATTAATATCATCATCAACAATTAAGATGTTCGTCATACTATTTACTCCTATAATATAAAAATTTAATCCAATCACTTTGTATTAATAAAACGGAAAAAATAGTCCTACACAATGGGGCAGGACTATTTCATACATATAAAAAAGTACAACTTCGATCCTTCCCCTAGAGTTTAGGGGTTAAATCTTCATTATGCAAAATTACACCATCATTCATTTTAATGATATGATCCGCATAAGAAAGCATTTCTTCATCATGCGTAACCATTAGAGTCGTAATGTTCAAGGTCTTCGTCAAATCCCGTATGAGTGACATAACATCTTGAGACCTTTTTGAATCTAGACTTGCCGTTGGTTCATCAGCGAACAGCACTTTAGGCTTATGAATGATTGCACGAGCAATGGCGACCCTTTGTTTCTCTCCACCAGATAATGAAGACGGATAGGCATACTTTCGACGATTCATTTCCACCAATCTTAAAATCCGATCAATTTCTCTCTTCTGTTCAAATTTCTTTAATTTGGATTCCGAAATATTTAGCATCAGCAATAACTGTTCTTCTACTGTGAGAAATGGAACAAGATGGGCAAATTGAAAAACAAAGCCGAACTTATGAGCCCGTATTTTTCGAATTTGTTCCAGGTTCATAGTATTTATATTTTCCCCCTCAAATATTATATCACCACCGGAGGCAGACTGAAGTCCTGCTGCTATGGTTAGCAGTGTACTTTTACCAGATCCTGAAGCCCCTACTAACGCTGTAATCTCTCCTTCTTGAAGGGAAAGATCGATTCCTTTTAATATTTCTTCCTTTAACTCTCCATTCATGAAGACTTTTTTAACTTTATCCATTGTAAAAAAACTCATATTAAACTTCTCCTTGTTGAATTGCTTGTAATGGTTCGACCTTTTTAATTTGTATCCCTGAAAGGGTAGCTCCAATAAAGCCGATAATCAGAAAGACGATGGATAACTGCACGGTTGTGGCAAGAGACAAACTAAAAGGCATTCCTTCAGGTGCCATCCTATTAAAAACTTGACTGAGTATAATAGATACACCAAGTGCAATGACTGTAATAAACAGCATTTGAGTCCACATCATTTTAAACAACGCGCTTGTTTTTACACCAATGGCTTTCAAAATCCCGTATAGACCCATTTTTTGAATGTTCATCATGTAGAAGAAGATAGCGAACAACATTCCACTAATGACCACTAAAAACCAAACAATCATATTTAAAGACATCTGTTCTGCGCTATAACTCGCAATGGTATTCAGAAAATCCTTCTTTGAAAATGATTGCAATCCATCTACTTTCTGCTCTGTGTCCTTTCCAGGTATGAAAATCAATTGCATTTCATTCACTCTGTACATTTCTTTGTAGTTCTCTATATTAATAAAAGCAACGGGGGCGTGACTGAATTTTTTTTGATCCACAAAACCTTTGACAACAAATTCACCACTAAACTGATTAGTTGTTAAAACATCCCCCACTTTAATTCCTTTATCTTTCATTGATTGGTCGAGTATGACTTCCCCATCTTTGACGTTTTTAAAAAGCTTTGAATTAGTCGAGGTGACAAAAGCCACACTTTGTTGTTTGTCATTTTGATCATTCAAAAATCCCATTTGAATAGACAATGCTGTAGCATCTTTGTGTTGGTTTAACATTTTATCTTGTATCCTGCTATCTATTTTGGATAAATTATAGGTTTCCTCTGCATCCTTATTCATATAAAATTGTCCGTTTGGTAAATCTTTAATTAATGCGGCATTGTCTTGTGATAACCCATTTGCTAAACCAGAAATAATAAACGTTAATAGGCTAATAAGAAAAACGATAGATCCTAAAATTAAAAATCTTAATTTACTTTTTTTAATCTCTTTCCATGCAAGGTTCATCATGAACTCCTCCAAACTCTTTTTTACATTCATAGCATATACCCCCTATGTGAACGGAGTGTGAATAAACCTTTACATTTAATATGGAAGTGTTGTCTACAACTCTCACAACCACTATTGTCATCCCCTCAAAAAAGGGTCAACTCTAAAACATATATGTATATAAATCT includes these proteins:
- a CDS encoding ABC transporter ATP-binding protein; its protein translation is MSFFTMDKVKKVFMNGELKEEILKGIDLSLQEGEITALVGASGSGKSTLLTIAAGLQSASGGDIIFEGENINTMNLEQIRKIRAHKFGFVFQFAHLVPFLTVEEQLLLMLNISESKLKKFEQKREIDRILRLVEMNRRKYAYPSSLSGGEKQRVAIARAIIHKPKVLFADEPTASLDSKRSQDVMSLIRDLTKTLNITTLMVTHDEEMLSYADHIIKMNDGVILHNEDLTPKL
- a CDS encoding ABC transporter permease; the encoded protein is MNLAWKEIKKSKLRFLILGSIVFLISLLTFIISGLANGLSQDNAALIKDLPNGQFYMNKDAEETYNLSKIDSRIQDKMLNQHKDATALSIQMGFLNDQNDKQQSVAFVTSTNSKLFKNVKDGEVILDQSMKDKGIKVGDVLTTNQFSGEFVVKGFVDQKKFSHAPVAFINIENYKEMYRVNEMQLIFIPGKDTEQKVDGLQSFSKKDFLNTIASYSAEQMSLNMIVWFLVVISGMLFAIFFYMMNIQKMGLYGILKAIGVKTSALFKMMWTQMLFITVIALGVSIILSQVFNRMAPEGMPFSLSLATTVQLSIVFLIIGFIGATLSGIQIKKVEPLQAIQQGEV